Proteins encoded within one genomic window of Streptomyces taklimakanensis:
- a CDS encoding biotin-dependent carboxyltransferase family protein, translating to MTGPAAGGVLEVVRAGALTTVQDLGRTGLAHLGVPRAGAVDLPAHRLANRLVGNPAGAATLETTLTGCAVRVRAGRPVSVAVTGAPCPVRIDGRPAPWGTTVRVSDGSVVELDAARAGVRGYLAVAGGVAVEPVLGSRSTDLLSGLGPEPLSEGVRLPIGGERGWAPHPDIVPVPGPPVTELVLPLVLGPRDDWFTPAALRLLGAGAWRVSAASNRVGLRTEGPSLERARGGELPSEGVVTGAVQVPPDGRPVVFLADHPTTGGYPVVGVVPEEALAAAAQAVPGLAVRFVPLRR from the coding sequence GTGACGGGGCCCGCGGCGGGAGGTGTGTTGGAGGTGGTGCGGGCCGGGGCCCTGACCACCGTGCAGGACCTGGGCCGGACGGGCCTGGCCCATCTGGGGGTGCCGCGCGCGGGGGCGGTGGACCTCCCCGCCCACCGGCTCGCCAACCGCCTGGTGGGCAATCCGGCCGGGGCGGCCACCCTGGAGACGACCCTCACCGGGTGCGCGGTGCGGGTGCGCGCGGGGCGGCCGGTGTCCGTGGCGGTGACGGGCGCCCCCTGCCCGGTGCGGATCGACGGCCGCCCGGCCCCGTGGGGCACGACCGTGCGGGTGTCGGACGGGTCCGTCGTGGAGCTGGACGCCGCGCGGGCCGGAGTACGCGGCTACCTGGCCGTGGCAGGGGGTGTCGCGGTCGAGCCGGTGCTCGGCAGCCGCTCCACCGACCTGCTCTCCGGCCTCGGGCCCGAGCCGCTGTCGGAGGGGGTCCGGCTGCCGATCGGCGGGGAACGCGGGTGGGCCCCGCACCCCGACATCGTCCCGGTACCGGGTCCGCCGGTGACGGAGCTGGTCCTGCCCCTGGTGCTCGGGCCGCGCGACGACTGGTTCACCCCCGCCGCCCTGCGTCTGCTGGGCGCGGGCGCCTGGCGGGTGTCGGCCGCGAGCAACCGCGTCGGCCTGCGCACCGAGGGGCCGTCCCTGGAGCGGGCCCGGGGTGGCGAGCTGCCCAGTGAGGGCGTGGTCACGGGGGCGGTGCAGGTGCCACCGGACGGCCGTCCGGTGGTCTTCCTCGCCGACCACCCGACGACGGGCGGCTATCCGGTCGTCGGTGTGGTGCCCGAGGAGGCGCTGGCGGCCGCGGCGCAGGCGGTGCCGGGGCTCGCGGTGCGCTTCGTTCCGCTGCGGCGCTGA